In a single window of the Coffea eugenioides isolate CCC68of chromosome 3, Ceug_1.0, whole genome shotgun sequence genome:
- the LOC113765366 gene encoding UPF0481 protein At3g47200-like, giving the protein MSEDISDEISIRIDERRSDLSDASEKPSIFKIHGQLRSENEEAYEPQVVSIGPYHHGKPKLEEMEKHKVRYFNELLRRTGESAEKYIIALANLQDQARRCYAEEINLSNDDFVEMLCLDGCFVIEFLRKRRHPGSHLLNDPLFQMLWLLAATGNDLILFENQLPFFVLLQLFDMTKSPGEEENLIDLAIDLALLWNLPHPGLNSHSKIFEHYKAVHLLGLMHKILSTSFSETLTSTMNSNGTDSKLFLKSAGELRQSGIKFKKAEDSKSLFHITFENGVLKIPPLVVEDRTEPFCRNLIAYEEYMSNPIETWRCISDYIIFIDFLIDSPSDVETLRRHDIIVNWLGSDEALSTMFNKLSKHVHVGGRFCYTKIFDDVDEYSRKRWHIWRARLVRKYFNTPWSFISFLAACALLLLTIVQAIFSILQYTK; this is encoded by the coding sequence ATGTCCGAAGACATATCTGACGAAATCTCCATTCGCATTGATGAAAGGCGTTCTGACCTATCGGATGCATCGGAGAAGCCATCGATCTTCAAAATCCATGGTCAACTACGAAGTGAAAATGAAGAGGCATACGAACCACAAGTGGTTTCCATCGGACCTTATCACCACGGTAAGCCTAAACTGGAAGAGATGGAGAAGCATAAGGTAAGGTACTTCAATGAGCTTCTTCGTCGCACAGGTGAGAGTGCTGAGAAATACATCATAGCTTTGGCTAATCTTCAAGATCAAGCTCGAAGGTGTTACGCAGAAGAAATCAATCTTAGTAATGATGATTTTGTTGAAATGCTATGCCTTGATGGCTGCTTTGTCATCGAGTTCTTGAGGAAAAGGAGACATCCAGGATCGCACCTGCTGAATGACCCCCTTTTTCAGATGCTTTGGCTACTCGCAGCCACTGGGAATGACCTTATATTATTTGAGAATCAGTTGCCCTTTTTTGTCCTGCTTCAGCTGTTTGACATGACCAAGTCACCAGGAGAAGAAGAGAACCTTATTGACCTAGCTATTGATCTCGCTCTACTCTGGAACTTGCCCCATCCAGGTCTAAATTCTCATTCTAAAATCTTCGAACATTATAAGGCGGTTCATCTTCTTGGCCTCATGCACAAAATTCTGTCTACCTCATTTTCTGAAACACTTACTTCAACCATGAATTCCAATGGTACGGACTCAAAGCTGTTCCTAAAATCAGCTGGTGAGCTCCGACAAAGTGGAATCAAGTTCAAGAAGGCAGAGGATAGTAAATCCTTGTTCCATATCACATTCGAAAATGGTGTACTTAAAATCCCTCCTTTAGTTGTGGAAGATCGTACAGAACCCTTCTGCAGAAACCTGATTGCATATGAAGAGTATATGTCTAATCCAATTGAGACATGGAGGTGTATAAGTGATTACATAATCTTCATAGATTTTCTCATAGATTCCCCATCCGATGTTGAAACGCTTCGCAGACATGATATCATCGTGAATTGGTTAGGTAGTGATGAAGCACTCTCTACAATGTTTAACAAGCTAAGCAAACACGTCCATGTTGGCGGGAGATTCTGttacaccaaaatttttgaTGATGTGGACGAGTACTCTCGCAAGCGCTGGCATATTTGGAGGGCGCGCCTAGTGAGGAAATATTTTAATACCCCGTggtctttcatttcatttctggCTGCATGTGCCTTGCTTCTCCTAACAATTGTGCAGGCcatattttccatcctacagtATACGAAATAG
- the LOC113765537 gene encoding UPF0481 protein At3g47200-like produces the protein MSNDPRTARISNCIREKLSGLSDTDIRAASNERCIFKVRERLQSQIEGPYEPQMVSIGPYHRGKPGLQLMEKYKLIYLKQLLERTGEGNLEICVAALANLEGVAQRWYSDERISHDGEDGFVEMMLLDGCFILELVWKINHPTQSTDGILSDALFIDLLGIENQVPFFILVELFHKTNSNSGASSKFNDLAQRLTDFVILACDNSKENEYVVDDDQVIHLLDLVYKAWTFSYAAKFIALGPWIGEDDPFSLYHITSASELQEINGVEFVDSGKGPWLEITWDNGVVKIPRFMVHVDTERLLRNLIRYEQHYTRHHKGTREHINDYAIFMGSLINSARDVEVLRHTKIIINKLNDDQAVSTMFRRVSGGIYPGKGFCYAGVFNEVEKYAKSPWHIWWTKLRRTYFNTPWSPISFVAAVVALILTFLQTLYAIRPVGKN, from the coding sequence ATGTCCAACGACCCCAGAACTGCCCGAATTTCTAATTGTATCCGTGAAAAGCTTTCTGGGCTATCAGATACTGACATTAGGGCGGCATCAAATGAGCGATGCATATTCAAGGTCCGTGAGAGATTACAAAGTCAAATCGAAGGGCCATATGAACCACAAATGGTTTCAATCGGACCTTATCACCGCGGTAAGCCGGGGTTGCAATTAATGGAAAAGTATAAGCTGATTTACTTGAAACAGCTTCTTGAGCGAACAGGTGAGGGAAATCTAGAGATTTGCGTTGCGGCCCTGGCAAATCTTGAAGGAGTAGCTCAGAGGTGGTACTCCGATGAAAGGATCAGTCATGATGGTGAGGACGGATTTGTGGAGATGATGCTTCTTGATGGCTGCTTTATACTCGAGCTGGTATGGAAAATTAATCACCCCACACAATCTACAGATGGCATTTTATCGGACGCACTATTCATAGACCTATTAGGAATCGAAAATCAAGTCCCTTTCTTCATCCTTGTTGAATTGTTTCACAAGACCAACTCCAACTCTGGTGCCAGCAGCAAATTTAATGATTTGGCTCAGCGTCTAACTGATTTCGTAATTCTTGCTTGTGACAACAGCAAAGAGAATGAATATGTTGTTGATGATGATCAGGTCATTCATCTACTTGACCTTGTCTACAAAGCCTGGACCTTTTCGTATGCTGCAAAATTTATTGCTCTTGGTCCATGGATTGGGGAGGATGATCCTTTCTCACTGTATCATATAACTTCTGCCAGTGAATTACAAGAAATTAATGGGGTTGAGTTCGTAGATAGTGGGAAAGGACCATGGCTTGAGATTACTTGGGATAATGGTGTGGTAAAAATCCCTCGTTTTATGGTTCATGTAGATACAGAACGTCTGCTCAGAAACTTAATTCGCTACGAACAGCATTACACCCGTCATCATAAGGGCACGAGGGAGCATATAAATGATTATGCAATATTCATGGGAAGTCTCATAAATTCTGCTAGGGACGTCGAGGTACTGCGTCACACTAAAATTATTATCAACAAGTTGAATGATGATCAGGCTGTCTCTACCATGTTTCGTCGGGTCAGCGGAGGTATTTACCCCGGCAAAGGCTTTTGTTACGCGGGTGTATTCAATGAAGTGGAAAAGTATGCCAAAAGCCCTTGGCATATCTGGTGGACGAAGCTCAGGAGGACCTACTTCAACACCCCCTGGTCCCCCATTTCATTTGTTGCTGCAGTTGTTGCGCTTATCCTCACTTTTCTCCAGACCTTGTATGCCATCCGGCCTGTGGGAAAAAATTAG